The proteins below are encoded in one region of Casimicrobium huifangae:
- a CDS encoding NUDIX hydrolase translates to MLQSAPDWVHKLRAEANQPPLRERVPLSWGGVEIGNAEAKILRQIAHTFSFQNVSPLRDTTNGWIVDGHLTESLARIALAMRDLGFTHVWRNEQLPVYDVRGHQLGSIERAAVRSLGLRTRAVHLVGETSDGHFWVQQRALNKANDPGQWDTLMGGMVTAIDTPESALERETWEEAGFRLDELFSVTWGGVVHVHKPTSDGASGYISERIDWYRATVPNDREPKNQDGEVERFAKVPRESMIAGINAGKFTLEAGLVIAASLGY, encoded by the coding sequence ATGCTGCAATCCGCTCCCGACTGGGTGCACAAACTTCGCGCCGAAGCCAATCAGCCCCCACTGCGTGAACGCGTGCCGCTGTCGTGGGGCGGTGTTGAGATTGGCAACGCCGAGGCAAAGATCCTGCGCCAGATTGCGCACACCTTCAGCTTCCAGAACGTGTCACCGTTGCGCGATACCACCAATGGCTGGATCGTCGATGGCCACCTCACCGAGAGTCTCGCCCGCATTGCGCTGGCCATGCGCGACCTCGGCTTTACGCATGTCTGGCGCAACGAGCAATTGCCGGTGTATGACGTGCGCGGCCACCAGCTCGGCAGCATTGAGCGTGCAGCGGTGCGCTCGCTTGGCTTGCGCACGCGTGCCGTGCATCTGGTGGGTGAGACGTCCGACGGCCACTTCTGGGTGCAGCAGCGTGCGCTGAACAAGGCGAACGACCCGGGCCAATGGGACACGCTGATGGGCGGCATGGTGACGGCCATCGATACACCTGAAAGCGCGCTGGAACGTGAAACCTGGGAGGAAGCAGGTTTCCGTCTCGATGAGCTGTTCAGCGTGACCTGGGGCGGTGTTGTGCATGTACACAAGCCTACGTCGGACGGCGCCAGCGGCTACATCAGCGAGCGCATTGACTGGTACCGCGCCACCGTGCCCAATGATCGCGAACCAAAGAATCAGGACGGCGAGGTCGAGCGCTTCGCCAAAGTGCCGCGAGAATCGATGATCGCGGGTATCAATGCTGGCAAGTTCACGCTTGAGGCAGGACTGGTGATCGCGGCGTCGCTAGGGTATTGA